In Acomys russatus chromosome 9, mAcoRus1.1, whole genome shotgun sequence, the following are encoded in one genomic region:
- the LOC127194024 gene encoding calmodulin-4-like — protein MSEHGFSKEQIAELHAAFDSVDKDKDGKITVQELREALKHLGKNPSEKELKDMISKVDSDGDGAMNFEEFVGALAKFKHRGTEQELRAVFSVFDQNGDGYITLDELKQAMTQLGERVSQEELDGMLREADVNQDGKVNYEEFVHVLQEK, from the coding sequence ATGTCTGAGCACGGGTTTTCTAAGGAGCAGATTGCTGAGCTCCATGCAGCCTTTGATAGTGTCGACAAGGACAAGGATGGCAAAATCACCGTCCAGGAACTGCGTGAAGCCTTGAAGCACCTGGGCAAGAACCCCTCAGAAAAAGAGCTGAAGGACATGATTTCCAAGGTGGATTCGGACGGTGATGGGGCCATGAACTTTGAAGAGTTCGTGGGAGCCCTGGCGAAGTTTAAGCACCGGGGCACCGAGCAAGAGCTGCGGGCAGTGTTCAGCGTCTTTGACCAGAATGGGGACGGTTACATCACTTTGGACGAGCTGAAGCAGGCCATGACCCAGCTGGGAGAGAGGGTTTCGCAGGAGGAGCTGGATGGCATGCTCCGTGAGGCGGACGTGAACCAGGACGGGAAGGTGAACTATGAGGAGTTTGTGCACGTCCTCCAGGAGAAGTGA